The Collimonas sp. PA-H2 genome contains a region encoding:
- a CDS encoding B12-binding domain-containing radical SAM protein, giving the protein MTILLSTLNARYSHASLGLRYLQANMGDLRDATQLHEFVIGAKTTDIVEKLLAHKASEGTTIVGFGVYIWNIEETTKVVAMLKRVAPDMVIVLGGPEVSYESAEQQIVQLADYLVTGWGDVTLPQLCRQILYGPKPLMKVHVGVQPPMADIVLPYSLYSDHDIAHRTLYVEASRGCPFKCEFCLSALDKTAWPFALDDFLAEMEALHARGARLFKFVDRTFNLNVKTSLKILQFFLDKLAANPDDPVFAHFELVPDHLPDALKESIAKFPPGALQFEIGIQSFNPEVQALVSRKQNNEKAAENIRWLIQESQAHLHVDLIAGLPGEDVESFARGFDRLVALQPHEIQFGILKRLRGTPIIRHTEPFGLIFDPHPPYTILATNKIDFPTMQRLQRFSRYWDLVANSGRFAHTLPILLGETPFASFMAFSDWLYGKTDATHRIALDRLAGLVGQWLRLQGMTEREANAVLSTDYAGKPAKQADVQQLVAKKEADSLAAPKRQARHLAH; this is encoded by the coding sequence ATGACCATCCTGCTGTCCACGCTCAACGCCCGCTACTCCCACGCCTCTCTCGGCCTGCGCTACCTGCAGGCCAATATGGGCGACCTGCGCGATGCCACGCAGCTGCATGAGTTCGTGATCGGCGCCAAGACCACCGATATCGTCGAGAAACTGCTGGCGCACAAGGCTAGCGAAGGCACGACCATCGTCGGCTTCGGCGTGTACATTTGGAATATCGAGGAAACCACCAAGGTGGTGGCGATGCTGAAACGGGTCGCGCCAGACATGGTGATCGTGCTGGGCGGCCCGGAGGTGTCCTACGAATCGGCCGAACAGCAGATCGTGCAGCTGGCCGATTACCTGGTGACCGGCTGGGGCGACGTCACCTTGCCGCAGCTGTGCCGGCAGATCCTGTACGGCCCCAAGCCGCTGATGAAAGTCCATGTCGGCGTGCAGCCGCCGATGGCCGATATCGTCCTGCCCTACAGCCTGTACAGCGACCATGACATTGCTCATCGCACGCTGTACGTGGAAGCCTCGCGCGGCTGTCCGTTCAAATGCGAATTCTGTCTGTCGGCGCTGGACAAGACCGCCTGGCCGTTTGCACTGGATGATTTCCTGGCGGAGATGGAAGCGCTGCATGCGCGCGGCGCGCGGCTGTTCAAGTTCGTCGACCGCACCTTCAACCTGAACGTCAAGACCAGTCTCAAGATCCTGCAGTTCTTCCTCGACAAGCTGGCCGCCAACCCCGACGATCCGGTATTTGCTCATTTCGAGCTGGTGCCGGATCATCTGCCGGACGCCTTGAAGGAATCGATCGCTAAATTCCCGCCAGGCGCGCTGCAATTTGAAATCGGTATCCAGAGTTTCAATCCGGAAGTGCAGGCGCTGGTCAGCCGCAAGCAAAACAACGAAAAGGCCGCGGAAAACATCCGCTGGCTGATACAAGAATCGCAAGCCCATCTGCACGTCGACCTGATCGCTGGCTTACCCGGAGAAGATGTGGAAAGCTTCGCCCGCGGCTTCGACCGCCTGGTGGCGCTGCAGCCGCACGAAATCCAGTTTGGAATCCTCAAACGCCTGCGCGGCACGCCGATCATTCGCCACACCGAGCCGTTCGGCCTGATCTTCGATCCGCACCCGCCCTACACCATCCTTGCCACCAACAAAATCGACTTCCCTACCATGCAGCGCCTGCAGCGCTTTTCGCGCTACTGGGACCTGGTCGCCAACTCGGGGCGCTTTGCGCATACCTTGCCGATCTTGCTGGGCGAGACGCCGTTTGCCAGCTTCATGGCGTTTTCCGACTGGCTGTACGGGAAAACCGACGCCACCCACCGCATCGCGCTGGACCGGCTGGCGGGACTGGTCGGGCAATGGCTGCGCTTGCAGGGAATGACGGAAAGAGAAGCGAATGCCGTGCTCAGCACGGACTACGCGGGCAAGCCGGCCAAGCAGGCAGATGTACAGCAATTGGTGGCAAAGAAAGAAGCAGACAGCCTGGCTGCGCCCAAACGGCAGGCGCGTCATCTAGCCCACTGA
- a CDS encoding DUF3717 domain-containing protein, which produces MNISLPELEQAINYWRLQRPAIGEECALSPEVNALANVYALMIINHSSSVALASMDSVAQQLIAAWRQHMLDLSSAARSVG; this is translated from the coding sequence ATGAATATCTCATTGCCCGAACTGGAACAAGCCATCAATTACTGGCGCCTGCAACGGCCTGCGATAGGGGAAGAATGCGCTTTATCTCCGGAGGTCAACGCCCTCGCTAACGTCTACGCCTTGATGATCATCAATCACAGCAGTAGCGTCGCGCTGGCCTCCATGGACAGCGTCGCGCAGCAACTGATCGCAGCGTGGCGCCAGCATATGCTTGATCTCAGCAGCGCTGCCAGATCAGTGGGCTAG
- the rbsD gene encoding D-ribose pyranase codes for MKKSPLLNIALSQLIASLGHGDSIVIGDAGLPVPPGVPLIDLALTRGVPGFMTTLQTVLTEMQVEHHVLADELPLHSPQLAQQIDALGIADKRTLSHADFKRMTHSAKAVIRTGEFTPYANIILVAGVVF; via the coding sequence ATGAAAAAGAGCCCGTTGCTGAATATCGCCCTGTCGCAACTGATTGCCTCGCTCGGTCATGGCGACAGCATCGTCATCGGCGATGCCGGCCTGCCGGTGCCGCCCGGTGTGCCGCTGATCGACCTGGCGCTGACCCGCGGCGTGCCCGGTTTCATGACGACCTTGCAAACGGTGTTGACGGAAATGCAGGTCGAGCATCATGTGCTGGCCGACGAACTGCCCTTGCATAGTCCGCAGCTGGCGCAACAGATCGACGCCCTCGGCATCGCCGACAAGCGGACGTTGTCGCATGCCGATTTCAAGCGCATGACGCACAGCGCGAAGGCAGTGATCCGCACCGGCGAGTTCACGCCGTACGCCAACATCATCCTGGTAGCCGGTGTGGTTTTTTGA
- the rbsK gene encoding ribokinase: MIVIIGSINMDLVLRVPRMPHPGETLSGGQFRTIPGGKGANQAVACARLSADSVKVAMIACLGDDAFGAELRAALRSDGIDDSHVSTVSGTASGVASILVDAGGQNSIVLAAGANDALSPAHIDAARNLIEQARIIVLQLETPLATIRHAIRLAHELGKTVVLNPAPAQVLPADLLAQVEYLIPNEIEAAMLAGLPEASLDNDAAIDAAVAKLRANGSANVLVTLGSKGVYAALSSGSEHFAAQPVKAIDTTAAGDTFIGGFVAALAAGRSEADAIAFGQRAAALSVTRIGAQTSIPYRHELEA; encoded by the coding sequence ATGATCGTCATCATCGGCAGTATCAATATGGACCTGGTGTTGCGCGTGCCGCGCATGCCGCACCCTGGCGAGACCTTGTCCGGCGGCCAGTTCCGCACCATCCCCGGCGGCAAGGGCGCGAATCAGGCGGTGGCTTGTGCGCGCCTCAGCGCCGACAGCGTCAAGGTGGCGATGATCGCTTGCCTGGGCGACGACGCCTTCGGCGCGGAGCTGCGCGCGGCCTTGCGCAGCGACGGCATTGACGACAGCCATGTCAGTACGGTCAGCGGCACGGCATCCGGCGTGGCATCGATTCTGGTCGATGCCGGCGGCCAGAACAGCATCGTGCTGGCCGCCGGCGCCAATGACGCCCTCAGCCCGGCGCATATCGACGCCGCTCGCAACTTGATCGAACAGGCGCGTATTATCGTCTTGCAGCTGGAGACGCCGCTGGCGACCATTCGTCACGCCATCAGGTTGGCGCATGAACTGGGCAAGACCGTGGTGCTGAATCCGGCGCCGGCCCAGGTGTTGCCGGCCGATTTGCTGGCGCAGGTGGAGTACCTGATTCCCAATGAAATTGAAGCCGCCATGCTGGCCGGCCTGCCGGAAGCCAGCCTCGACAACGACGCCGCCATCGACGCCGCAGTCGCCAAATTGCGCGCCAATGGCAGCGCCAACGTGCTGGTGACGCTCGGTTCGAAGGGCGTCTATGCGGCGCTGTCGTCCGGCTCCGAGCATTTCGCTGCGCAGCCGGTCAAGGCGATTGATACTACCGCCGCCGGCGACACCTTCATCGGCGGCTTTGTCGCGGCGCTGGCGGCAGGCCGCAGCGAAGCCGATGCAATCGCCTTCGGCCAACGCGCGGCTGCCTTGAGCGTGACGCGCATAGGCGCCCAGACTTCGATTCCTTACCGTCACGAGCTGGAGGCCTGA
- a CDS encoding LacI family DNA-binding transcriptional regulator, producing the protein MATIKDVARKAGVSYTTVSHVLNQTRPVSHDASARVLAAAEALAYVPSALARSLRSKTTGSIGLIIPNNTNPYFSEVARGIEDSCYAAGYSVILCNSDDDPAKQRDYLNVLLTKRCDGLIVATLAQTDGELLRKMKVPTVLLDRAPKNMGIDLVTVDNAAGGALAAEHLLSLGRRRIACIGGPADIDISRERIAGLRQTLLGAGVTLPDDMLVYADFTSAGGYLAARSLLASQVPDAIFCCNDLMAIGALRAAAERGIAVPHALAVVGFDDIDLAQFVHPTLTSVAQNTRRLGQLTAQCLLDRIATPDRPLQRQTIAPELHVRGSTVPA; encoded by the coding sequence ATGGCAACCATCAAGGATGTAGCGCGCAAGGCGGGAGTGTCGTACACCACGGTGTCGCACGTCCTCAACCAGACGCGGCCGGTCAGCCACGACGCCAGCGCGCGCGTACTGGCAGCCGCCGAGGCTCTGGCCTATGTGCCGAGCGCGCTGGCGCGTTCGCTGCGCAGCAAGACCACCGGCAGTATCGGCCTGATTATCCCGAACAACACCAATCCGTATTTTTCGGAAGTGGCGCGCGGGATCGAAGACAGTTGCTACGCCGCCGGCTATAGCGTCATCCTGTGCAATTCCGACGACGACCCGGCCAAGCAGCGCGATTACCTGAACGTGCTGCTGACCAAGCGCTGCGACGGCCTGATCGTGGCCACCTTGGCGCAGACCGATGGCGAGCTGCTGCGCAAGATGAAGGTGCCGACCGTGCTGCTGGACCGGGCGCCCAAGAACATGGGCATTGACCTCGTGACGGTCGATAACGCCGCCGGCGGCGCCTTGGCGGCAGAGCATCTGCTGAGCCTGGGACGGCGTCGCATCGCCTGCATCGGCGGTCCGGCCGACATCGACATTTCGCGCGAGCGTATTGCCGGTTTGCGGCAGACCCTGCTCGGCGCCGGCGTCACGCTGCCGGACGATATGCTGGTGTATGCCGACTTCACCAGCGCCGGCGGCTATCTGGCGGCGCGCAGCCTGCTGGCGTCGCAGGTGCCGGACGCGATTTTCTGCTGTAATGACCTGATGGCGATCGGCGCCCTGCGTGCCGCCGCGGAACGCGGCATTGCGGTGCCGCATGCGCTGGCGGTGGTAGGTTTCGACGATATCGACCTGGCGCAGTTTGTCCATCCAACCCTGACCAGCGTCGCCCAGAACACGCGCCGGCTCGGCCAGCTCACAGCGCAATGTCTGCTGGACCGGATCGCCACCCCGGACCGGCCTTTGCAGCGGCAGACCATCGCGCCGGAATTGCACGTGCGCGGTTCGACCGTGCCGGCTTGA
- a CDS encoding ABC transporter permease — MTTSSRPSSRLPSRWSSRLSSFNGSISGLKNYLGLIGALLAMCALFSVLSENFLTAATFTTLSNDIPTLVVMAVGMTFVLIIGGIDLSVGSVMALAASVLSMAMVRWGWPLFTAGILAMLVASLCGMVTGLISVGWRIPSFIVSLGVLEMARGLAYQVTNSRTEYIGSAVDGISSPILFGMSPAFISAILIVIVGHLVLTKTVLGRHWIGIGTNEEAVRLAGINPRPPKVLVFALMGLLAGVGALFQVSRLEAADPNGGVGMELQVIAAVVIGGTSLMGGRGSVISTFIGVLIISVLEAGLAQVGVSEPMKRIITGLVIVAAVVLDTYRRRGERSTH, encoded by the coding sequence ATGACAACATCTTCCCGCCCGTCTTCTCGTTTGCCTTCTCGCTGGTCCTCACGCCTTTCTTCTTTTAACGGCAGCATTTCCGGCCTGAAGAATTATCTGGGGCTGATCGGCGCCCTGCTGGCCATGTGCGCACTGTTCTCGGTGTTAAGCGAGAATTTCCTGACCGCCGCCACTTTCACCACGCTGTCCAACGACATCCCGACGCTGGTCGTGATGGCGGTCGGCATGACCTTCGTGCTGATCATCGGCGGCATCGACCTCTCGGTCGGCTCGGTGATGGCGCTGGCGGCCTCGGTGCTGTCGATGGCAATGGTGCGCTGGGGCTGGCCTTTGTTTACGGCTGGGATACTGGCCATGCTGGTGGCCAGCCTGTGCGGCATGGTGACCGGGCTGATTTCGGTCGGCTGGCGGATTCCCTCGTTCATCGTCTCGTTGGGCGTGCTGGAAATGGCGCGCGGCCTGGCTTACCAGGTCACCAACTCGCGTACCGAGTACATCGGCAGCGCAGTGGATGGCATCAGCTCGCCTATCCTGTTCGGCATGTCGCCGGCCTTCATCTCGGCCATCCTGATCGTCATCGTCGGCCACCTGGTGCTGACCAAGACGGTGCTGGGACGCCATTGGATCGGTATCGGCACCAATGAAGAAGCGGTGCGCCTGGCCGGCATCAACCCGCGTCCGCCCAAGGTGCTGGTATTTGCCTTGATGGGCTTGCTGGCCGGCGTCGGCGCGCTGTTCCAGGTGTCGCGCCTGGAAGCCGCAGATCCGAATGGCGGCGTCGGCATGGAACTGCAGGTGATCGCGGCCGTGGTGATCGGCGGCACCAGCCTGATGGGAGGCCGCGGTTCGGTGATCAGCACTTTCATCGGCGTCCTTATCATCTCGGTGCTGGAAGCCGGCCTGGCGCAAGTCGGCGTCAGCGAACCGATGAAGCGCATCATCACTGGCCTGGTCATCGTCGCTGCCGTGGTGCTGGATACCTATCGCCGCCGCGGCGAGCGTTCTACACACTAA
- a CDS encoding sugar ABC transporter ATP-binding protein → MSNEFIAARQVPTATSSTSAAPAIPVLLHLTGIGKTYVEPVLSDVSISISPGQILALTGENGAGKSTLSKIVCGLVQATTGSMLLDGKNYQPASRKEAEQLGIRMVMQELNLIPTLSIAENLFLNQLPHRFGWIDKARLAEATRLQMAAVGLTDLDPWTPVGELGVGHQQMVEIARNLIGSCRLLVLDEPTAMLTSREVELLFKQIARLQSEGVAIIYISHRLEELKRVADRIAVLRDGQLVCDDPIAGYSTDALVQLMVGRTAEAELDLGHRTIGGPLLRVRDLGRGSVVAPTSFDLRAGEILGVAGLIGSGRTELLRLIFGADRADHGQVFIGDQAEAARISSPKDAVAAGIAMITEDRKSQGLLLPQSIGLNTTLSKLASVSRFGVLDKPAESAVADDYIKRLRIRSRDGNQATGELSGGNQQKVVIARWLYRDCPIMLFDEPTRGIDIGAKFDIYKLLAELSRQGKGLLIVSSDLRELMLICDRIAVMSAGKLVDTFERGAWSQETILASAFSGYMNNGDDNGAAAADLSTAQAA, encoded by the coding sequence ATGTCCAACGAATTCATCGCGGCGCGCCAAGTGCCCACCGCAACTTCTTCAACTTCTGCAGCACCCGCAATTCCTGTTCTGTTGCACTTGACCGGCATCGGCAAGACTTATGTCGAACCGGTATTGAGCGACGTCTCGATCAGCATCAGCCCCGGCCAGATCCTGGCCCTGACCGGCGAGAACGGCGCCGGTAAAAGCACACTCTCGAAAATCGTCTGTGGCCTGGTGCAAGCCACCACCGGCAGCATGCTGCTGGACGGCAAGAACTATCAGCCGGCGTCGCGCAAGGAAGCCGAGCAGCTCGGCATCCGCATGGTGATGCAGGAATTGAATCTGATTCCCACCCTCAGCATCGCCGAAAACCTGTTCCTGAACCAGTTGCCGCATCGCTTCGGCTGGATCGACAAGGCCAGGCTGGCAGAGGCTACCCGCCTGCAGATGGCGGCGGTCGGCCTGACCGATCTCGATCCCTGGACGCCGGTCGGCGAGCTGGGCGTAGGCCATCAGCAGATGGTTGAGATCGCGCGCAACCTGATCGGCAGCTGCCGTTTGCTGGTGCTGGACGAACCGACCGCGATGCTGACCAGCCGCGAAGTCGAACTGCTGTTCAAGCAGATCGCGCGCTTGCAGTCGGAAGGCGTGGCGATCATCTATATTTCGCACCGGCTGGAAGAATTGAAGCGGGTCGCCGATCGCATCGCCGTGCTGCGCGACGGTCAGCTGGTATGCGACGATCCGATCGCCGGCTACAGCACCGACGCGCTGGTGCAGCTGATGGTCGGCCGCACCGCCGAAGCCGAGCTCGATCTCGGCCATCGCACTATAGGCGGGCCTTTGCTGCGCGTGCGCGATCTGGGCCGCGGCAGCGTAGTGGCGCCGACTTCCTTCGACCTGCGTGCCGGTGAAATCCTGGGCGTCGCCGGCTTGATCGGCTCCGGCCGCACCGAATTGCTGCGCCTGATTTTCGGCGCCGACCGCGCCGATCATGGCCAGGTATTCATCGGCGACCAAGCCGAGGCTGCCAGGATTTCGTCGCCGAAAGACGCGGTCGCGGCCGGCATCGCCATGATCACCGAAGACCGCAAGAGCCAGGGTTTGCTGCTGCCGCAATCGATAGGCTTGAATACTACGCTGTCGAAACTGGCGTCCGTGAGCCGCTTCGGGGTGCTCGACAAACCGGCCGAAAGCGCGGTTGCCGACGACTATATCAAGCGCCTGCGGATTCGTTCGCGCGACGGCAACCAGGCGACCGGCGAGCTGTCCGGCGGCAATCAGCAGAAGGTAGTGATTGCGCGCTGGCTGTACCGCGATTGTCCGATCATGCTGTTCGACGAGCCTACCCGCGGCATTGATATCGGCGCCAAGTTCGACATCTACAAACTGCTGGCGGAATTGTCGCGGCAGGGCAAAGGCTTGCTGATCGTTTCCAGCGACCTGCGCGAACTGATGCTGATCTGCGACCGCATCGCCGTGATGAGCGCCGGCAAGCTGGTCGATACCTTCGAGCGCGGCGCCTGGAGCCAGGAAACGATCCTGGCGTCGGCCTTCAGCGGCTATATGAACAACGGCGATGACAACGGCGCTGCCGCGGCAGACCTATCCACCGCGCAAGCTGCCTGA
- a CDS encoding sugar ABC transporter substrate-binding protein — protein sequence MNTRIRLKLIAATILVCALPSLPAMAQTAAKPKVALVMKSLANEFFLTMENGAKEHQKAHAAQYDLIANGIKDETDTSNQIKIVEQMIVSKVNGLVIAPADSKALVPVIKKAIDAGIIVVNIDNKLDDAALKEKGISVPFVGPDNRLGAKLVGDFLAKQIKSGDKVAIIEGVSTTFNAQQRTLGFQDAMKTVGANVVAVQSGQWEMDPGNKVAAAILNAHPDVKALLAGNDNMALGAVAAVKAAGKTGKVLVVGYDNINAIKPMLKDGRVLATADQFASQQAVFGIETVLKAITDKKAQSTLGGTVETKVSLVTKDSK from the coding sequence ATGAATACCCGTATCCGCCTCAAGCTGATTGCCGCCACCATTCTCGTTTGCGCCCTGCCTTCCTTGCCCGCGATGGCGCAGACTGCCGCCAAGCCGAAGGTTGCGCTGGTGATGAAGTCGCTGGCCAATGAATTTTTCCTCACCATGGAAAACGGCGCCAAGGAACACCAGAAGGCGCATGCCGCGCAATACGACCTGATCGCCAACGGCATCAAGGACGAAACCGATACCTCGAACCAGATCAAGATCGTCGAACAGATGATCGTTTCCAAGGTCAACGGCCTGGTGATCGCTCCGGCCGACTCCAAGGCGCTGGTGCCAGTCATCAAGAAGGCGATCGACGCCGGCATCATCGTGGTGAACATCGACAACAAGCTGGATGACGCCGCGCTCAAGGAAAAAGGCATCTCCGTGCCGTTCGTCGGTCCGGATAACCGCCTGGGCGCCAAGCTGGTCGGCGACTTCCTGGCCAAGCAGATCAAGTCCGGCGACAAGGTCGCCATCATCGAAGGCGTTTCGACTACTTTCAATGCGCAGCAGCGCACCCTGGGCTTCCAGGACGCCATGAAGACTGTCGGCGCCAACGTGGTTGCAGTGCAATCCGGTCAATGGGAAATGGATCCGGGCAACAAGGTTGCCGCAGCGATCCTGAACGCGCATCCTGACGTCAAGGCGCTGCTGGCTGGCAATGACAACATGGCTCTCGGCGCAGTTGCGGCAGTCAAGGCCGCCGGCAAGACCGGTAAAGTGCTGGTGGTCGGCTACGACAACATCAACGCCATCAAGCCGATGCTGAAAGACGGCCGCGTGCTGGCCACAGCCGACCAGTTTGCTTCGCAGCAGGCAGTGTTCGGGATCGAAACCGTCTTGAAGGCGATCACCGACAAGAAAGCCCAGAGCACCTTGGGCGGCACGGTTGAAACCAAAGTCTCGCTGGTGACCAAAGACAGCAAGTAA
- a CDS encoding pyridoxal phosphate-dependent aminotransferase has product MSLDHPAVARALVREMGASRIREVANVGIGRDDVLPFWFGEPDQVTPGFIRDAAKAALDDGDTFYTHNYGIPPLREAIAKYLSKLHQPIDASRIAVTSSGVSALMVLAQLIISPGDRVVAVTPLWPNVSEIPKILGAEVVRVALQFGQTWELDLQQLLDALTPGTRAVLLNSPNNPTGWVMPREQQEAVLAHCRRHGIWIVADDVYERLVYSEQPEAHPCAPSFLDIADADDRVISSNSFSKSWLMTGWRLGWLVAPPALMPDLGKLIEYNTSCAPGFVQRAGIVAIERGDEIIGHTVARYRQARDFLYERLNALPGITAPRPKGAMYLFFRVDGVSDSLALCKQLVRDAGLGLAPGNAFGAEGEGYVRWCFASSLERLDDGAQRLQRFLSA; this is encoded by the coding sequence ATGTCTCTGGATCATCCTGCTGTCGCCCGTGCCCTGGTGCGTGAAATGGGCGCTTCGCGCATCCGCGAAGTTGCCAATGTCGGCATCGGCCGCGACGACGTGCTGCCGTTCTGGTTCGGCGAGCCGGACCAGGTGACGCCTGGCTTCATCCGCGATGCCGCCAAGGCGGCGCTGGACGACGGCGATACCTTCTATACCCATAACTACGGCATCCCGCCTTTGCGCGAAGCGATCGCCAAGTACCTCTCCAAACTGCACCAGCCGATAGACGCCAGCCGGATCGCGGTCACGTCTTCCGGTGTTTCCGCCTTGATGGTGCTGGCGCAGCTGATCATCAGTCCCGGCGACCGCGTGGTGGCGGTAACGCCGCTGTGGCCCAACGTCAGCGAAATCCCGAAAATCCTCGGCGCCGAAGTGGTGCGGGTGGCCCTGCAGTTCGGCCAGACCTGGGAACTCGACCTGCAACAACTGCTGGACGCGCTGACGCCTGGCACGCGCGCCGTACTGCTGAATTCGCCCAACAACCCGACCGGTTGGGTGATGCCGCGTGAGCAGCAGGAAGCCGTGCTGGCGCATTGCCGCCGGCATGGCATCTGGATCGTGGCCGACGATGTGTACGAGCGGCTGGTATACAGCGAACAGCCCGAAGCGCATCCCTGCGCGCCTTCCTTCCTGGATATCGCCGACGCCGACGATCGCGTGATTTCCTCCAACAGCTTTTCCAAGTCCTGGCTGATGACCGGCTGGCGGCTCGGCTGGCTGGTGGCGCCGCCGGCGCTGATGCCGGATCTCGGCAAGCTGATCGAGTACAACACCTCTTGCGCGCCCGGCTTTGTGCAGCGCGCGGGCATCGTCGCCATCGAGCGCGGCGATGAAATCATCGGCCACACCGTGGCGCGCTACCGGCAGGCGCGCGACTTCCTCTATGAACGCCTGAATGCCTTGCCGGGCATTACCGCGCCGCGGCCAAAGGGTGCGATGTATCTATTCTTCCGCGTCGACGGCGTCAGCGACAGTCTGGCGCTGTGCAAGCAGCTGGTGCGCGATGCCGGCCTCGGGCTGGCGCCGGGCAATGCCTTTGGCGCCGAAGGCGAGGGTTACGTGCGCTGGTGTTTCGCCAGTTCGCTGGAACGCCTCGACGATGGCGCGCAACGCCTGCAGCGCTTTCTCTCTGCCTGA